A region of the Drosophila subobscura isolate 14011-0131.10 chromosome J, UCBerk_Dsub_1.0, whole genome shotgun sequence genome:
CGGGTCCGAGCCAGGCATCGGTCCAACGTCTTCTTGGCCAGCGGGGCCTTGCGgccgttttgctgtttgcttttgccattcgACATGCGGCGGTGCCGGTCGCGTTCTCGTTTGCCGGGTTTTGCCAGGTTTTGCCTGTTAGCAATGCCGCGGCAGTGGATCGTCTTCGAAACAATAAATTTTCGGTGCGTCAGTTTTTTGTAGGGGATCGCCAGAGGATCGTTGTGCCCTTCGCCTTCGAGTTTCTGTGAGCtttttccaattaaaaatgcacaatTGGCCGGCCTGGCTCCTCCGCTTCCACAATCGACGTGGCGACTTGTACTTATTTGTAAGTTGCACGCATGGCTCCAAGTCCAATTCCAAGTCCAattccagcttcagcttcgatTCGTTGGCTGTCTGCCTACGCAGCGGAgtgccctggcctggcctggcctggcctggcctggcctcctTCTTTGTCGActgttttcattaatttacataaaaatatcTTAATTGCGAGatgcgttttttttgtgtgcttatcAATGCCATGTCATGTAGCCGACGCCATCAGCCTGGAGCActctgcctcggcctctgcccctgtctCTGCCTGACAAATTTGTGCAGATCGCCATCGCTGTGCCTGCGTTCCACATGGCATCCACAAGACACATGTTGTGCGACACTTGCGGCCATCGCCTGCGCCTCCTGCTCCATTGATTCCTTTGTCCCATGCATAATCGCTGATAAATGCTGCTTTCGGGGCTGCAAAAATGATTTGTTGATAATTAATGCAGTTGGGGGCAACCGAACTCGTTTGCCGCATGCCTCAAAagaacagcagccagcgcagCAATTTGTGCAACGTTTTGGtgtcgtttttttgttgctgttgttgttgcaatcaGGCCTTAAAGGCAATCAACGCACAGTAATTCATGCCGCCTGACAGGCCCCAAcaacagcttcagcttcagcccaGCTACAGTCGCATCTCCACAGCTTGAACTCCAGATGCTGGACGACccacaaataaagcaaaagaaaattgtttcctAGTTGTGGCAAGCGTCACGCAGCTAATTGTCAGCCACGGCCGGGGTGCGGGGTGTGCAACATGATCGCAATTAATGCGACCAGAGCTAGTCGCCTGCTTAATCACGGTCACTTGATCAATTTGGCACGCAACgcaggagccacagccacaggagAGACTGAGAGCGCCACAGAGGGGTGGAGCGGTGTCCAGGAGCTTACCAAAAGGGGGCCACGCGGCAACAATGCTGCAAACGCTGGCACCATTCTAATACAGATCAGAGAAAGTTGTGGGAATttctaattcaatttaacaCAAATTTAATGCGCTTTTTCTTCTAATTTCTATCGATTACTAACGATCGGTCATCAAACTGCAGGGGCattgttttggtatttttgttgcttgccaGCCCTGGCATATAAAACCGTTATGTTGCGCTGCGCTACTTTTGTGACGTCACAAGGGCAAATATCGCAATATTTCGTGGGTAAGGTGAGATTTTTAAATGTGATTTCGGATTATTTtaaggcaaaaataaaatcagaaTGTTATGGCAGGGGCATAGACATTTGTATATTATCCAATTttccatcaaaaatatatatttttaaagtgtAAAAATCACAATAGAGCCTTCATCTGAAATCAGAATAATATGGCAGGGGCATAGACCTTCAAAAATAATCCAACTTGCATTCAAAAATAGAGCCTTCATTTACCTaggaatataaatattgaagttaaagataagcaaacaaatgaaattcctTTCACACAGCGCAATTTGAGAGGTTGAATAAAATACCTTGACCAAATCAGACCTTAACAACACTTAAACCCAGCTCTAGGTTATGCGTTACCCCACACTGTCACTAGACGAACGAACTTcccggttttttttttacccaaCCGCGCTgcctattttttgttttaccaAAATGCAAGTAGAATCGTCAAAACTTGAGCTAAGGCAAATATGCGTAGAAATATGTGGCATGGCAGGGACCTGGTACCATTACATAAAGATTGGTCGCGAAACAATGAGCCATTTTTCGGGCGTACGGTTGCACATTTTGGATTTGGAGAATCGTTTAACCAATCTTTCGAATGATCGTCTCCTTCGAGCGGCGGACAGAGAAATTCGCACGAAGTACGATAGACTTTCCTATCCGATTGCCGCGATGAAAACCTATCTGGAACAACTGCGCAAGGTACGGGATAGGATCTGTACATTTTTAAGCCGCACGCGCATGTTTATGGATGATGAAATCGTTGAGAAGTACGACATAACCCCGATATTGAGAACACCGCAAGTGCTGGAGATCCTAGAGTTCCTGCGCTCACGCTACGATGCAGAGTGGGAGGTCAAAGAGATGGTAGTCAGTGAGTAGCAGTGGACCTCGCCGATGTAGTgcaacttttcactttttacaTTGCATTTTACAGTGTCGTTGGAGGACGTTGACAGCGCCTACGAAATTGAAGTTCTAGTAAAGGCCTGGGGCGACTGTCGCCATGCAAACGGCGAGGAGTTCGTTCAAAAATTGTCGGCATTCTGTATTGCAGTTCGGGACGGTGTTCCACCTGAACAAAATCCAATTCAGTGCACATTTTAACCCAAGAAAGTATCTGAAActgaaaaactgaaactaCAGCCAAACTGAGAGATAAACTCCATTAAATAACGAgttaaaaatcatttattattAAGCTAAAAGAACCACAAACTCAATCGCTAGATAAGATATGAGATGTTGGAAATATATGAATGTAGACGCATTCAACCTCAGGGATTGCTATGCACCAGCCAGATGTTGGTAGCATGTTTGGATATAATATTACACAATAAATTGAAGTGCATAAAGCATGCATCTGGCCCAAGCAAAGCGGCTGGCGACTACTTAATTTTGTATCTAAAAAAAACAGACCAGGAGGCCCAAAGCGAAGGCAAAACTTCCAGAACGTTTCTGAAGTTTCGAAGACTGCAAGCGGCGCGGGACTAGCCATCGAATGATCAATTCTTTCCACCCACTGGAACATCCCGCCTTCACCTTGTTGCTGAAACACGGAGCACCTTCACCATCTAATTATGTAGACAAGAAacgcttttattttgtttgaatttgatgttagtttttattttgaaaaatgttcttgtttttagttttcttttttttgtatttttgtttggtatcATCGCCTGTAAAAGGAATTACAAACAATGTTTTGTCATCAGTTGTTCTCTTTCGTCATCTTAAAAACCTTGACCCACTTTTTGACCTTTTTGctatgcatatgtacacacatacatacatatgtactatgtatgtatacattatGTATCTGCGGTTTGGTTTTTACTCTGGATTTggtggcaaaacaaaacttaattgtaattgcactacaacaacattttgttttctgcccaatacatatatataaagtgtacttgtatatatatagatgtatgtatgtatatatagatgtgtgtatgtaataTGCAATTCTGTAGCTAGATTTTTTCATTCTCATTCCGATCCTAATGTATGtaggtgttgtgtgtgtgtgtgtgtacatagtgtgtgtgtgtggttgtgtgtggcGCCCGTTATTCTCTCTTATTTGTTTTAGAAACAATTGCATCTTCGGggttgtttttggtttctaaTATCATTCCAGCAAAAACCAGCTTGACCATCTTTTAGGCGCTCCAACTAAGTTCACTTAATAATTGAATACTTTTAGGCTAGTAAATGGTTTTCATCTCCTGTCCCCTTCCAACGCTTAATGCACTTAGTATTTGTTCGAATCATCCTCCACCATGCTCCCAATTTATTCTTTAGTTCTCAAGCCCTTAACTAACTTTACAATGAACATTTCGTGTATataacttttgttgtttctgttttattttgtttgttgtcggCTAGTCCTAAATCGCGCGGACATTAATTGGTTTTTACTTAtgtagttttggtttttgtttttttttagggcTAATATCTTTTAATTTTAGAAAATTTTCAACTCGTAAATTGAGTTTGCTTATTAAAAAATCTGTTCCCaccatgtttttttttggtttttaatcatttatatgtatatatattttatttaagtgttttttcatttttctttttctttgctatGAATGCTTGTTGTCAATTGTTGCGGGTTTCTTCTCTTTCCATccttgaatatatttatattctaaatatgttttatc
Encoded here:
- the LOC117895737 gene encoding uncharacterized protein LOC117895737 isoform X2, with the translated sequence MRYPTLSLDERTSRFFFYPTALPIFCFTKMQVESSKLELRQICVEICGMAGTWYHYIKIGRETMSHFSGVRLHILDLENRLTNLSNDRLLRAADREIRTKYDRLSYPIAAMKTYLEQLRKVRDRICTFLSRTRMFMDDEIVEKYDITPILRTPQVLEILEFLRSRYDAEWEVKEMVCRWRTLTAPTKLKF
- the LOC117895737 gene encoding uncharacterized protein LOC117895737 isoform X1; the protein is MRYPTLSLDERTSRFFFYPTALPIFCFTKMQVESSKLELRQICVEICGMAGTWYHYIKIGRETMSHFSGVRLHILDLENRLTNLSNDRLLRAADREIRTKYDRLSYPIAAMKTYLEQLRKVRDRICTFLSRTRMFMDDEIVEKYDITPILRTPQVLEILEFLRSRYDAEWEVKEMVVMSLEDVDSAYEIEVLVKAWGDCRHANGEEFVQKLSAFCIAVRDGVPPEQNPIQCTF